The following is a genomic window from Adhaeribacter radiodurans.
AAAGGCTTAGCAGGCAGTTTAGATGCCGTAATGGCCGTTGCAGTAAGCAGTTTACAGCCCGGCCACCATGTTTGTGTATTACACGATAAAGAAGAAGCAGCTTACTTTTTATCGGATTTGCAGCATTTATTTAACGGCAAGCAAGAAGCCTTGCTGTTTCCATCGTCGTACAAGCGACCTTATTCGTTCGATGAAACGGAAAATGCCAATATTCTGATGCGGGCCGAAGTACTAAATCAGATTAGTAATAAAGCCGCTGCTGGCTTGTTAATAGTAGCCTATCCCGAAGCCCTTACTGAAAAAGTAATCAATAAAAAATCATTGGTAGCGAATACATTTAGCGCGAAAGTGGGCGAAAAACTGGATGTAAACTTTTTATCGGAAGTTTTAACTGAGTACGATTTTGAGCGCACCGATTTTGTTTACGAAGCCGGCCAGTTTGCCGTTCGGGGGGGCATTGTGGATGTATTTTCGTATGCCAACGAATTGCCGTACCGGGTTGAGTTGTTCGGTGATGAGATTGAAAGCATCCGGACGTTTAATCCCAACACGCAGCTTTCCGTGGAAACTCAAAACAGCGTTTCCATTGTACCCAACGTGCAAACCAAATTATTGCAGGAAACCCGGGAATCTTTTTTAGAATTTTTACCCTCCAATACCCGGCTCTGGTTTAAAGACGTACGCCACGCCATTGATATAATTGATGAATCGTTTACGAAAGCGGAACAGGCTTTTGAGTATTTAATGCTCACCAGTGGTAACACCAAAGTAGTTTCTAAGCCCGAAGACTTATTTGAATCGGGCAAAAGCTTTAAAAAGTTACTGGAGCCGTTTACTACGGTAGAATTTGGCAAACGCTTTCACTTTAAAGCTTCCGAAACCATAACTTTTAATACCAAGCCACAACCATCATTTAATAAGGATTTTAATTTACTGGTTAGCAACCTGCACGATAACCAAACCAATGGCTTTACTAACATTATTGCGGCCGATTCGCCGCGGCAGATTGACCGGCTTACCACTATTTTTGATGAGCTCGATCACGCGGTAAAATTTCAGGCGCTTACCATTTCACTGCGCGAAGGCTTTATCGATGACCAGGTAAAAGTTGCCCTGTACACCGATCATCAGTTGTTTGAACGCTTTTATAAATACAAAAGCAAAGAACGGTTTTCTAAATCCAAGGCCCTTACCTTAAAAGAACTACGCTCGCTGCAACCCGGCGATTATGTGGTACACGTAGATAATGGTATTGGCCGCTTTGCCGGCCTCGAAAAAGTAGAAGTAGGCGGTAAAATGCAGGAAGCCATTCGGTTGGTATACCGCGACGATGATTTGTTGTACGTGAGTATTCACGCGCTGCATAAAATTAGTAAATATACCGGCCAGGAAGGCACTCCGCCTAGCATGAGCAAGCTGGGTTCGCCGGAATGGGAAAACAAAAAGAAGCGGGTTAAGAGCAAGGTAAAAGATATTGCCACCGAACTGATTAAACTGTACGCCAAACGCAAGTCGGCACCGGGATTTGCTTTTTCCCGCGATGGATTTATGCAAGCCGAGTTGGAATCCTCGTTTATTTACGAAGACACCCCCGACCAGGCCAAAGCAACCGAAGACGTCAAAAACGATATGGAGCAGCCGCACCCCATGGACCGCCTCGTGTGCGGCGATGTGGGTTTTGGCAAAACCGAAGTAGCTATTCGGGCCGCTTTTAAAGCCGCTACCGACAGCAAACAAGTTGCAGTACTGGTGCCTACTACCATTTTAGCCATGCAGCATTACAAAACTTTTCGCGATCGTTTAGAAAAATTTCCGGTAAACGTAGAGTTTGTAAATCGTTTTAAAACGGCCAAGGACATAAAAGAAACTTTACAGCGCGTTGCCGAAGGAAAAACCGATATTCTGATTGGCACCCACCGCATTGTGAGTAAAGATGTAAAGTTTAAAAACTTGGGCTTAATGGTGATTGACGAAGAGCAAAAATTTGGCGTAAAAACGAAAGAAAAGCTAAAGGAAATGCGCGTGAACGTAGATTCGCTTACGCTCTCGGCTACTCCTATACCGCGTACGCTGCATTTTTCATTAATGGGTGCCCGCGATTTATCGGTAATTGCTACGCCACCGCCTAACCGCCAGCCAGTACAAACGGAGCTGCACGTTTTCGATCAGACTATTATCCGCGATGCCGTAATGTACGAGTTAAAGCGCGGAGGTCAGGTTTTCTTTGTGCACAACCGGGTGGCCGACCTGGATGAAATGGCTAACCTGATTTTGAAATTAGTACCCGATGCCCGCATTACTTTTGCCCACGGCCAAATGGACGGCGAACAGCTCGAAAAGCGCATGATGAAATTTGTGGAAGGCGAATTTGACGTTTTAGTTTCCACAAACATTATTGAATCTGGCTTGGATATTCCGAATGCGAACACCATTATTATTAACCGGGCGCACATGTTTGGTTTAAGCGATTTGCACCAGATGCGCGGGCGCGTAGGGCGCTCGAACAAAAAAGCGTATTGTTATTTACTTACCCCACCGGTGTCCAGTTTACCTTCTGATGCCCGCAAGCGTTTGAGCACTTTAGAAGAATTTTCGGATTTGGGTGATGGTTTTAAAGTAGCCATGCGCGATTTGGATATTCGGGGAGCAGGTAACTTGTTGGGTGGTGAACAAAGTGGTTTTATCAACGATTTAGGTTTTGAAATGTACCACCAGATTCTGGACGATACCATTAAAGAACTAAAAGAAACCGAATTCCGCGATTTATTCCTGGGCTCTGAAAAAGACCTGAACCAATTCCTAGACGTGGTGCGTGAATGTACCGTAGAAACCGACCTGGAAATACTTATACCGGATACCTACGTGAGCAACATTTCGGAGCGTTTAAACCTGTACAGCAAACTCGACCGGGTAAAAGATTTGCCAGCCCTGGAAAAAATTCAAAAAGGTATCATCGATCGGTTCGGCCCTTTACCGGAATCAGTAGAGAAGTTGATTCAGATTGTGAAACTACGTTGGAAAGCGCAGGAAGTAGGTTTTGAGAAGCTCACGATTAAGAAAGAGGTAATGAAAGGGTATATCTCTTCGGTAAATAACGACAAATATTTTCAGTCAGAAACTTTTGGCCACATCTTAAAATACGTGCAGCAACATCCCCGTCAATCGCGGCTGAAAGAAACCAAAGACAAACTGATCGTTATTTTTGACAACATTAAATCGGTAAATGCCGCCTGCGACGTATTTGAGCAGTTAACCGAAAGTATTAAGCACTAAAGCTAAGTAGGAAAGGCGCCGGCTGGTGGAAGGTAAATTTTTAAATAATCGTAAATTTTAGTCTGACGAAGATCTAAGGGCAATGGCGTTAGTTGCCCATAAATTACCTTAAACTTCTGTTTAAGTGCTATAAACGTATCTTTTTAAATTTTTGCTTTGGACTATGGTCCATGGTCTATCGACTAAATTATACATTCCGCAGCCAGGCCTTTGCTTCTTCTATGTCGTCGAAGGTTTGAATATAATCCGGATGGTGAGCGTGCGTTAAGGTTTTTTCCGTGGATAAGCGGCTGAGCATACTCGGGGAATAAATCCAGGCAAAGGCTTGCAGGCCATGCGCCTGTAAATCCGGAAACCAAATATCGGCACCCCATTTGGCGGCACCAGACCACATACCTTCTACCAGAGTGTTATCGTTTAGAACTTTAGTACACGCCTCGGAAATAAGATATTCGAGTATTTTGCCGCAGCCATCTTTTACCGACTGCGTCGTTTGGAAACCAATCCAATTAACATAAATCCAGTTGTTGTCTGTATCGTAAAAAATTTCGATTTGATCTGTAAAGTATAGTTTTTCCATTCCGAAAGAGCAGTTCTATGACAACTCTCCTAAAGACCTGTCGTAGCATATAATGTTTAAAAATCAGGCCAAAAACAAAGGCCAAGTAATATATTTAAATAATTCTATATTTTTCTGTGATTAAGTTAGATTGCCTGCTTATTTTGCTCAACTATATTTACGTATCTTCCTCTTTCCTAGAACTGAGTTAAACAGAGTCCTACTAGCAAATTGCTGAGTGCACAATAAGAGAACTGGTCTATTTCAGGTAGTCCTGGTAAAGAATTTAAAACTCTTTTAAGACCTGTGTTGAATAGCTAAACACACAATTTCGATATAAACGAGATTTGCCGTTATGTGGTTTAAAAAATAATAAAGGAAGTAGCGGGGCTTGTTTTAAATTTATTATCAGAAAATAACTACTATTCGTTATCCCGCTAGTTAATTTCTAATTTAGCGCCGTTTCTGTTTTACGCATGATACTTACCTCCAAATTACCTCAAGTTGGCACCAGCATTTTTACGGTGATGTCGCAGTTGGCGCAGCAGTACGGCGCTATCAATCTATCGCAAGGCTTTCCGGATTTTAATTGTCCACCAGAATTAACTGAGTTGGTAAGCGATTATTTAAGGCAAGGTTTTAACCAGTACGCTCCAATGGCCGGGGTACTAAAATTACGCGAACAGATAAGCAGTAAAACCGAAAAATTGTACGGGTTTGCGCCCGACCCCGATACTGAAATAACTATTACTTCGGGTGCTACCGAAGCTTTATACGCTGCTCTGGCAGCCATTTTACGCCCCGGAGATGAAGTAATTATACTCGAACCGGCTTACGATTCGTACGTGCCGGCTATTTTACTCAATGGTGGCCAACCCGTTTTTGTACCTCTGCAAGTACCTTCTTTTGCAATAAACTGGCAACTGGTAAAAGAAGCCATTACGTCCCGCACCCGGGCTATTTTACTTAATTCGCCGCATAATCCATCGGGAGCCGTTTTAAGCGCTTCGGATTTACTAAATCTAGCCGAATTGGTGACAGATACTAATATTTTAATTATCAGCGATGAAGTTTACGAACACATGGTTTTTGATGGCCAACCGCATTTAAGTTTACTTACTAAACCCGAACTGGCCGCTCGTAGCTTTGTCATTTCTTCGTTCGGCAAAACCTACCATGCTACTGGCTGGAAAGTGGCTTATTGTGTGGCTCCTGCGGCATTGACCATTGAATTCCGGAAAGTACACCAGTATTTGACTTTTAGTACGGTTACTCCTATTCAGTACGCCATTGCCGATTACCTCGATAATCAGGAACATTATCTTACTTTGCCGGCATTTTACCAGGCCAAACGTGATTTATTTCATCAATTACTGCAAAGCTCCCGGTTTACCTTAACACCTTCGGCGGGCACGTATTTTCAATTAGTAAGCTACGAAAACATTACCCAGGAAAGGGATCAGGCTTTTGCCCGTAGGTTAACAACTGAAGTGGGCGTAGCAGCTATCCCTATCTCGGTATTTTACCACCAGCAAACCGATCATGGCTTGCTCCGCTTTTGTTTCGCTAAAAACGAGGACACCTTACGCGCCGCCGCCGAAAAATTAAATCGTTTATAAATTTTAATTTTTGGTTCGGCCCCATTCCAGAAAATTTACTTTTTTTAACCATGCAGAACTTAACTATAACCTTCATTCAAACGCCGCTTTACTGGCACGATCGAGCCTTAAACCTGGAAATGCTGGCCCATAAAATAGAAGAGATAAATCAACCTACCGATTTAATAATTCTGCCGGAAATGTTTACGACTGGCTTTAGTATGCAGGCTCCGGAACTGGCCGAAACCATGTATGGCCCCACTTTACTCTGGCTGCAAAACATGGCCGCAGCAACTAAAGCTGTAATTACCGGAAGTTTGATTATAAAAGAAGGCGAGAATTATTTTAATCGTTTAATCTGGATGCCGCCTGATGGCAACTATGCTTATTACGACAAAAAACATTTATTTAGAATGGCCGGCGAAACCCAGGTATATGCTGCCGGAGCGCGTAAGTTAATCGTCACCTTAAAAGGATGGAAGGTTTGCCCCTTGATTTGCTATGATCTGCGATTCCCGGTTTGGAGCCGCAACGTACAAAACGAATACGACTTACTGCTCTACGTGGCAAATTGGCCCGCGAAAAGAGATATAGCCTGGAAAACCTTACTACCCGCCCGCGCCATTGAGAATGTAGCCTATGTAGCTGGGGTAAACCGGATAGGCGACGATGGCAACGGTCATTTGTACAACGGAGATTCGATGGTAGTTAATTTTAAAGGTGCTATTTTATTTTCGGCGGGGTCCAAGGAGAGTACTCAAACCATTACTCTTAATCGCCAGGAATTAGAAGATTTCCGAAAGAGCTTTCCGGCTTATTTGGATGCTGATGATTTTACGATATCGTAAAAGCATCTATTTATTGTAACAATTATTAGATTATTTGTTTAATATCGGCTTGCTTTTGGAGCCTTTGCAAGTCTCCAAGCTAGGGTGCTGATGCAGTTCAAAGGACTAAGTTTGCCTCATGGCCGGCGGGCCTCGTTTGGCTCTTTCGGGCTGGTCTAAGCTTCCTTTCCTCGACTCCGTCTGCGGAATGTGGCTATGCCACACCGGAACCTTAGAAGGCCCTCAACAGCCAAACTGGTGTCAGTTACTAGTAGAGACCTGAATCAACTCTCTACGACTTCTTTATGGTCTTTATGGCGCGGAAGTTACTTCCGTGCCTTGCAAACTATGTATTCTATCAATTTGTCAGCTTTAAAAGGAAAGTGACGGAAGTCACGGGCGATAATGGTTAAACAATAAGATTGGTAGGAATAGTAGATTTGCTTTACTTATTTTTATTTGATAGAAATTTCTTAACTAAGGTTTTGGTTTGCCTTCTAAAGCACTAACTATAAAAATCTTCTAAATTCTGAAATAAAAGCTGTTCCTCTGGGTTTTTAAAAAAAGTAAGTTGGGTTCGGTTGGTGAGCAGGCGTTCGAGCCGTTGGTGTTCGCCTTGTAAAATAACCAAACTCTGTTGCTGCCGACGAATAAGAACTTCTGCTAAACGGATTGTAGCACCTAAAGATATATCCGGTTCCGGACAGTTAAAGTAAATACTGCAGCGCTCTGCTTGTTGGGTTACCTGGCAGGTATGCGTAATTAAAAACTCTTCAGAAAAAGAATCTACGTCCAGGCAATCTACTTTCGGAAAGTAATTTTTTACTTTAATTAGAAGTGGTTTTTGATACGGAAAAATGGGTTGGAATTGTAAATCGGCGTAAATAAAAGCAAACATATTATTGGCTAATTAGTAACCGGTAACCAGCTGTTTTACCCGCTGCAGTTTGTACTTGTACATAATACAAACCGGCTGCTAAATTGGCCACGTTAAACTGGTGTTCCCGGGCGTAACTTAAACCACTGGAGCGTACTTTTCTTCCTTCGGAGCTATATAAACTAACCACCATTTTCTCGGGTCCAGTAACGGTTACTTCCTGGGTAGCCGGATTTGGGAAAACAGAAATAGCTAAAGTTGGGGTTGGTTTTTCATCTTCCAGGCCGGTACCGTTGCGGAGCTGTTGCGTTAAGTAAAATAATCCGCCTCCGGAATTGCCGGCAATAATTTCCGGTTGACGATCGCCGTTTAAATCGGCGGCGGCTAAAGCTACGTGGGCACCTAAACGGGTAGCTACTGCCTGGTTACTAATAGAGTTGGCTAACAAAGCCGGAGTTTCCTGGAACGTAGCATTTAAATCAGCCATAAAATTGGCGTATATTTTAATTACGCCGCGGTTATCTACGGTAATTAACTCCGGAGAATTATCGTTATTTAAATCGGCAATAAGCGGATAAAGCGTGCGAACGGCATCTTCGCTGTAGGAAATATTACCAAAACTTTCGTTAGCTAGCGTGTACACCGGCTTAGTGGCCGTACCGGTATTACGGTAAAAAAGTAATGGCCCGCTGGTTTCAGAGATGGGCAGACTTGCCCCAATTAATATATCCTGGTCACCGTCGCGGTCTAAATCGTAAAAAAGCGCAACATCACCTACATTCTCGCCAATAGATAACGACTGTACTTTCGTAACATCAAAGTTAAAAGGCTGACCTGCTTTAGCACTGTTTAAAATATATTTATTGCTGCCCGTAGAACTATTTAAAACGGTAAAGGTAAGATCCAAAGCATTATCTCCGTTTACATCGGCAAAACGGGGTTTTATTCCCTGCAAGCCTAAGGCAGAAAGATTAGCGTAGTCGTCAGTTTTAAAACTAAAATGCGGTTCGGTAGAGGTGCCTATATTTTCGTACAAACTTAGGCTACTCACAGAATTGTCGTCGCGCATGGTAGCATACTTGCCAATTAGTAAATCTAAATCGCCATCGGCATCCACATCGGCAAAAGCGGGCGCACTGTCTTCGCCCACATCCAGCATATTATCCTGTAAAAAGTTATTTTGCTCAAACGAAAACACCGGGCTGGCATTAACGGCTGCCGTATTGCGGTACAACCAAACCGATTGATTAGTGTTAATGCCATCGACATTGGCCGGTAAGTACGGCGACACGAGTAAATCCGGAACGTTATCGAAGGTTACGTCTTCGTAATAAGCTGCCAGAAACTGCCGGAAGTTAGCGGGCGTAGTATTTGCCGGAAAAGCTTTCTGTACCCCGGCGCTGTTCATAACGGCTTTGGCAGGTGTACCCTGATTCATAATCCGGACCAGTTCGCTGCAAGGATCGCCGCCCAGTAAAACGTCTTTATCCAGGTCGTTGTCTAAATCAAGGGCCAGAATAGTAGCTGGTACACTGTGCTTGGTACCTGTAGTACGGCAAGCCGAATTAAAAACGTAATGACCGCAATCATCTTCGCATTTAGTTAATTTGCCCCACCAGGAATCGTCGAGTTTATACCGTAAACTGTCGGTTGCCAGTTTGTCTTCGGCTTGCATATTTTTGTACAACTGAATCGTATGCCCCGAAGCAAAGTCGAAACACAAAATATCTAAATCGCCATCGTTATCCAAATCCTGAATTCCGGGCAAATCGTCGCCGCTCACCTGAATATTTACACCATTGTTAAACCTAATAAAATCTTCGGCTAAAGTAAATTGCAGAGGGCCATTAGGAAGTGTAACATTTTGATATACTTTTATGCCCAAATTGGTTTTGGTAAAAATATCTTTGCGGCCATCCTGGTTGTAATCGCGCAGAACTACCCAATCTTGCAGGCTGTCCGGAAACAGAACTTCGTATTCGGGTTGGTGCTGCCAAGTCCATTGGCCGTTTACTTGTTTTGCCAGATAGGTAGTAATTTTATTTTGAGTCCGGTCGAAAACAAATAAATCTTCGGTTTGGTCGTGGTTTAAATCTATTTTGGAAAAAACCGCACTGTTTAAACCTCCGGCCCAGGGACTATTAAAAATTTTCGCTCCTACGGTAATCTTTGCGTTATTTTGGTAACGAATTTCATAATATTGCTGCGCGAAGCTTTGACTGTGAAATGCCCAAAAACCAATAAGCAGAAAACCAAATAAAAACCTTGTCATACGAATTAAGTAACGCTGAAAGAAGTTCAATCTATACAAATATATGGCAGAAACCATACTCTTGCTCTACGAAAAATATCTGGAATGTGCGGCCGTGAGCACCGACTCAAGAGCCAACCAAAATAACAGCTTATTTTTTGCTTTACACGGCCCCAACTTTAACGGGAACCAGTTTGCCGAGCAAGCCTTAGCCAAAGGCGCCCGTTATGCCGTGGTGGATGACCCCAGTATGGCCAGCAACCAGGTATTGGTAGTACCTGATACTTTAAAGGCTTTGCAGGATTTAGCAAATTTTCACCGGCAAAAGCTTACCATTCCGGTAATTGGCATAACAGGTTCTAACGGTAAAACCACCACTAAAGAATTAATAAACGCTGTTTTAAGCCAGCGGTTTAATACGGTATACACCAAAGGCAATTTAAATAACCACATTGGGGTACCGCTCACTATACTCAACATTAAGCCCGAACACCAGATTGCCATTATTGAAATGGGTGCCAACCATATTGGCGAAATTGAACAGCTTTGCCGGATAGCCGAGCCTACCCACGGTATTATCACGAACATTGGCAAAGCCCATTTAGAAGGTTTTGGCAGCTTAGAGGGAGTAGCCCGCGCAAAGAGCGAGTTGTACAGACACCTGTTACAAAACCGCGGAACGGCTTTTATTAATTCCCAAAACGAACTTTTACAACGGATGGGAAGCCGATTACTTACTAAAATTACTTTTCCGGCTCCCGGCGATTTTTTTCATTGCAAATTTATTTCGGCCTTGCCCTACGTAGTTTACGAATCGGAGAACGGTGAAATTGTTACTACCCAAATTATTGGTGAATATAATTTTGAAAATATAGCGGCTGCTTCGTGCATTGGCAAATACTTTAATGTACCTATTACTAAAATTAACGCCGGAGTAGCTAGTTACCTACCATCTAATAACCGCTCCCAAATAATTAAAAAAGGAACGAATACCATTTTGCTGGATGCCTACAATGCAAATCCTTCGTCGATGGCTGCCTCGGTAAAAAACTTTGCTCAAGCAGAAGCCGAGCACCGGGTCTTAATTCTGGGTGATATGCTGGAATTGGGAACTGCTAGCGCCGAAGAACACGCCCAATTAGGTAAACTAACCGCCAACTTACCGTTTGACCAAGTGCTGTTGTGCGGTCCTGAAATGGAAAATGCCAGCGCCTATGCTCCGGCCGCCTGGCATTTTAATACCAAAGCTGAACTGCAGCAATGGCTGCAAGAACATCCAGTACAAAACAGTTTGATATTAATTAAAGGCTCCCGCGGAATGAGTTTAGAAACGTTAGTAGATAGTTTGGGATAGTTGCCTATTAACCAATTAAATAGACGTATTGTTGCCTGTTGAGCTTTGGAGCCTTTTCAAGTCTCCAGGCTCAGGTGCTATCTAGTTTGACATGGCTGAGACGGTTTAGCGAACCTTGGCTCACTCCGTTGCGCCATGCTGCTCTGCAGCACCGGAACGCTAAAAGGCCCTCTATAGCCAAACTGGTGTCAGTTTCTATTAACTACTTGTAACTACTTGGTTATACCAGATAATTTTATTCTTAAAAGCCTGAATCTAGTTCTTGTAGTTTAGGTAGGATTATGTCTTTGGGGGAAAGAATGGGTTCGGTTAATTCCCAGTTTATGCCGAGGGCTGGATCGTTCCAGAGGAGGCCGCCTTCTGCGGCTGGATTATAGTAATGACTGCATTTGTACATAAAAATAGTATTGTCGGTTAGGGCGGCAAACCCATGCGCAAAACCTTCCGGAATAAAAAACATATTATTCTTTTCGGCGTCGAGCTCGCAGGCAATGTGCTGGCCGTACGTAGGCGAATTTTTCCGGATATCCACGGCAATATCTAAGGCCCGGCCGGCAGCTACCCGCACGAGTTTGGCCTGCGCGTAGGGAGGCTTCTGAAAATGAAGTCCGCGCAACACCCCCCGCTGCGATACCGATTGATTATCCTGAACAAATTCTGTAGAGATACCATTTTCCGCAAAAACGCGGTAACTATACGATTCAAAAAAGTAACCCCGGGCATCGCCAAACCGGCGCGGAATAATTTCCACGGGACCATCCATCAGAAAGCGTTTAAATTCCATAAGGTGTATTGTAAGTAAAACCTATTTATGCTCTTAAAAAAGTAAAATTTATAGTTAAGTTTTGAACCGGATTGTTTTAGAAAAGAGACCCTCCTATCCAGCAAAACCTATTTTTAAAAAAGTTTAAAGTTTGTTTATCCTGATTTTTAAGCTTTGGCCGGAATAGAGTTAATCACGGCTAAATATTTATCAATCACCAATTGTTCATCGAATTTAGTAACGGCTAACCGGCGACTGGCAGCGCCCATTTGTTGCAGTTGAGAATCGGCTAACAAATACATTTGCTCCATTTTAGTTGCCAGATCCGTTGCGTTGCGTACTTCGCAGAGGTAACCATTTTCGCCGTTAACCACTGTTTCTTTACAACCCGGCACATAGGTAGTAATAATAGGTTTACCCAACGCAGCAGCTTCCAGTAAGGTTTTAGGCGTACCTTCGCGGTAAGAAGGCAATACTACGCAATCCGATTCTAAAATAACCGAAGCTACATCGTCGGTGGTACCTAAATATTCAATAGCGCCTTCGTTTACCCAAGCCATAAATGTGTTTTTCTTGATACCAATATTGCCTGCTTCATCGAGGCCGCCCAGCAATTGGCAGCGTACCTGCGGGTATTTTTGTTTTAACTTCCGGCTGGCTTCTACAAATTCTACCACGCCTTTTTCGTACAGCACGCGGGCAATCATTAAAAAAGTAAAGTCCAGGTTACGGGTAAATACGGGTGCGGGCACAAATTTTTTAATATCAATACCCGAACCGGGCAGCACATCCGTTAAGCGAGGCTTCACCAGTTTATAATGAATAAATAAAGCCTGGTCGTCGTGATTCTGAAAGAATACTTTTAACGGAAACCAAAAAGCCAGGCGGTATAAACCCAAAGCCACTTTCGAAACCAGGTTGCGCACAATAAACACCGTACCCAAACCCGAAACGTTATTAATAGTAGGAATGCCCGCTAATTTAGCCGCCAACGTACCGTAAATATTAGGTTTAATGGTATATTGTAAAATTACCTGGGGCTGCACTTTGGTATAAACCGAATAAAACTGCTTAATTAAAAGCATATCCTGCAAAGGATTGGTACCTTTATTTTCCATTTGGATAGGTACGTATTGGCAACCGGCGGCTACTAAATACGGCGAATAAGCATCAGGTGGAGCAATGGCTATTACTTCGTGCCCCTCTGCCAAAAGCGCTTTTACCAGGCTCATCCGAAAATTGTAAATATTCCAGGAAGTATTAATTACAATGGCAATCCGCATAATGGCTTTCGCTCCGCCCGTTTTTTAGCGCCACAAAGATAGAAAGTTCCCGGCAAAGTTCCTGCTATTACCCTGGTTAAGGCTTTTGGGTTGTATTATTTAAAAAATAGGCTGTCAGAAAATCAAAATTTACTTTTTTTACCCTACTTTCCG
Proteins encoded in this region:
- the mfd gene encoding transcription-repair coupling factor, whose translation is MKIKDFLELYRLDPVVQTIAERLKSPEKAHLHLKGLAGSLDAVMAVAVSSLQPGHHVCVLHDKEEAAYFLSDLQHLFNGKQEALLFPSSYKRPYSFDETENANILMRAEVLNQISNKAAAGLLIVAYPEALTEKVINKKSLVANTFSAKVGEKLDVNFLSEVLTEYDFERTDFVYEAGQFAVRGGIVDVFSYANELPYRVELFGDEIESIRTFNPNTQLSVETQNSVSIVPNVQTKLLQETRESFLEFLPSNTRLWFKDVRHAIDIIDESFTKAEQAFEYLMLTSGNTKVVSKPEDLFESGKSFKKLLEPFTTVEFGKRFHFKASETITFNTKPQPSFNKDFNLLVSNLHDNQTNGFTNIIAADSPRQIDRLTTIFDELDHAVKFQALTISLREGFIDDQVKVALYTDHQLFERFYKYKSKERFSKSKALTLKELRSLQPGDYVVHVDNGIGRFAGLEKVEVGGKMQEAIRLVYRDDDLLYVSIHALHKISKYTGQEGTPPSMSKLGSPEWENKKKRVKSKVKDIATELIKLYAKRKSAPGFAFSRDGFMQAELESSFIYEDTPDQAKATEDVKNDMEQPHPMDRLVCGDVGFGKTEVAIRAAFKAATDSKQVAVLVPTTILAMQHYKTFRDRLEKFPVNVEFVNRFKTAKDIKETLQRVAEGKTDILIGTHRIVSKDVKFKNLGLMVIDEEQKFGVKTKEKLKEMRVNVDSLTLSATPIPRTLHFSLMGARDLSVIATPPPNRQPVQTELHVFDQTIIRDAVMYELKRGGQVFFVHNRVADLDEMANLILKLVPDARITFAHGQMDGEQLEKRMMKFVEGEFDVLVSTNIIESGLDIPNANTIIINRAHMFGLSDLHQMRGRVGRSNKKAYCYLLTPPVSSLPSDARKRLSTLEEFSDLGDGFKVAMRDLDIRGAGNLLGGEQSGFINDLGFEMYHQILDDTIKELKETEFRDLFLGSEKDLNQFLDVVRECTVETDLEILIPDTYVSNISERLNLYSKLDRVKDLPALEKIQKGIIDRFGPLPESVEKLIQIVKLRWKAQEVGFEKLTIKKEVMKGYISSVNNDKYFQSETFGHILKYVQQHPRQSRLKETKDKLIVIFDNIKSVNAACDVFEQLTESIKH
- a CDS encoding methionine aminotransferase codes for the protein MILTSKLPQVGTSIFTVMSQLAQQYGAINLSQGFPDFNCPPELTELVSDYLRQGFNQYAPMAGVLKLREQISSKTEKLYGFAPDPDTEITITSGATEALYAALAAILRPGDEVIILEPAYDSYVPAILLNGGQPVFVPLQVPSFAINWQLVKEAITSRTRAILLNSPHNPSGAVLSASDLLNLAELVTDTNILIISDEVYEHMVFDGQPHLSLLTKPELAARSFVISSFGKTYHATGWKVAYCVAPAALTIEFRKVHQYLTFSTVTPIQYAIADYLDNQEHYLTLPAFYQAKRDLFHQLLQSSRFTLTPSAGTYFQLVSYENITQERDQAFARRLTTEVGVAAIPISVFYHQQTDHGLLRFCFAKNEDTLRAAAEKLNRL
- a CDS encoding amidohydrolase codes for the protein MQNLTITFIQTPLYWHDRALNLEMLAHKIEEINQPTDLIILPEMFTTGFSMQAPELAETMYGPTLLWLQNMAAATKAVITGSLIIKEGENYFNRLIWMPPDGNYAYYDKKHLFRMAGETQVYAAGARKLIVTLKGWKVCPLICYDLRFPVWSRNVQNEYDLLLYVANWPAKRDIAWKTLLPARAIENVAYVAGVNRIGDDGNGHLYNGDSMVVNFKGAILFSAGSKESTQTITLNRQELEDFRKSFPAYLDADDFTIS
- a CDS encoding FG-GAP-like repeat-containing protein, giving the protein MTRFLFGFLLIGFWAFHSQSFAQQYYEIRYQNNAKITVGAKIFNSPWAGGLNSAVFSKIDLNHDQTEDLFVFDRTQNKITTYLAKQVNGQWTWQHQPEYEVLFPDSLQDWVVLRDYNQDGRKDIFTKTNLGIKVYQNVTLPNGPLQFTLAEDFIRFNNGVNIQVSGDDLPGIQDLDNDGDLDILCFDFASGHTIQLYKNMQAEDKLATDSLRYKLDDSWWGKLTKCEDDCGHYVFNSACRTTGTKHSVPATILALDLDNDLDKDVLLGGDPCSELVRIMNQGTPAKAVMNSAGVQKAFPANTTPANFRQFLAAYYEDVTFDNVPDLLVSPYLPANVDGINTNQSVWLYRNTAAVNASPVFSFEQNNFLQDNMLDVGEDSAPAFADVDADGDLDLLIGKYATMRDDNSVSSLSLYENIGTSTEPHFSFKTDDYANLSALGLQGIKPRFADVNGDNALDLTFTVLNSSTGSNKYILNSAKAGQPFNFDVTKVQSLSIGENVGDVALFYDLDRDGDQDILIGASLPISETSGPLLFYRNTGTATKPVYTLANESFGNISYSEDAVRTLYPLIADLNNDNSPELITVDNRGVIKIYANFMADLNATFQETPALLANSISNQAVATRLGAHVALAAADLNGDRQPEIIAGNSGGGLFYLTQQLRNGTGLEDEKPTPTLAISVFPNPATQEVTVTGPEKMVVSLYSSEGRKVRSSGLSYAREHQFNVANLAAGLYYVQVQTAAGKTAGYRLLISQ